DNA sequence from the Arthrobacter crystallopoietes genome:
CCAACGCTGCCGGGACTGGGCGTGGAACTGGACCGGGGCCGGCTGGAGAAACTGCACCGCCAGTACCTTGCCTCCGGGCTGCGCAGCCGCGACGACACCGGTTACATGCAGCGGATCCATACGGCCTACGAACTCAAGTGCCCGCGGTGGTGACGATCCAGGAAGGCACGGCGGTGGAGCGGCCGCTGAACATCGTTGTCACCGACCCGATCATCAGCCGTTTCGAAACCCAGCTAAAGCACGACGGCGGCGCGCACCATTGGCAGATGGCCGCGGCTTGGGATGCAGACCGGCAAGGCAAAGCCCTTGCCGACGCGGACGTGGTGGTCTGTTCCGCCCTTCCCGCCGAGCAGGCGTCCGCAGCCTCCCGGCTGCAACTGGTCCACGTTACCGGGGCAGGCTTCGACAAAATTGCGGTGGGTTCGCTGGCTCCGTCGGTGATCGTGGCGAACACGTTCCATCATGCCCGCCCCATTGCCGAACACGTTCTGATGGTCACGTTGATGCTCTCGCGCCGCGTCCTGACGGCGGACCGCGAGCTCCGCGCCGGGAACTGGCAGACCATCGCCACCAGCGCCGACGTGCCGTTCCACCCGACACTGGATTCCATGGTGCTGGGACTGGTGGGCCTGGGCTCGATCGGCACCGAAGTCGCCCGGCTAGCCCAAGCCATGGGAATGACGGTGCAGGCCATCCGCAACAATTCGGCCGCCATACTTCCGGAGGATCTGCATCCGGCGTGGGTGGGCGGTCACGACGAACTGCCCAAGCTGCTGGAGACTTCCGACGTGGTGGTCGTGACCGTCCCGCTGGACGCAGCCACCCATGGACTGATCGGGGCTGCCGAAATAGCCCGGATGAAGAGCTCAGCCGTCCTGATCAATGTGGCCCGCGGTCCGGTAGTGGACCAGGCCGCGCTGTACGACGCTCTGGCGGGCAACCGCATCGCGGGAGCCGGGATCGACGTCTGGTGGGGGCCACCCGAGAAGGGCAACGTCCCGCCGTCGGACTTTGCGTTCGAGGCGCTGCCGAACGTCGTCGTAACGCCGCACTACTCCGGCCATGCGCGCGTCACCTTCGAGCGCCGGGCTGCCGACATTGTGGCCAACATCGGCAATCTGGCTGCGGGACGGCCGCTGTTCAACATAGTGCGTGCCGCCGATTAGAACGACGACGGCGAAGGAGAGGCCTGGTTTCCGGCGGTTGCTTGCCGGAAACCAGGCCTCTCCTTCGTGATCAGCCCAGCAGCAAGCGGCCCACCAAAAGGACGGCGCCGAATCCCGCTGCTGAGAGTGCTGCGAGTCGCAGGCGGCGGCGGTCCAGGAAACGGTTGGTGTAGCGGGAGACGACATATCCGGCGAGTGCGGCGGGGACCATCCAGGCCGTCAGGATAAGGACTTCGGAGGTCACTTGACCAGCCGCTGCAAGTGCCACCAGTGAAACCGCTGAGCCGACCATGAAGAAGGCGCTCATGGTGCCGCGCAGCCGTGCGCCCTGCTGTCCTTGCCACACCAGGGCCATGGGAGCCCCGCCGATGGACGTCGAAGTCCCCATGACGCCGGAGGCAGCCCCCGCCGCGATCAAATTTGCCCTGCCCGGGAAGGGTGACCAGCCGAAGAAGGCCAGCACCACCCCTAGCAGAACGGCTGCGGCGACCAGCCAGGCCAGTCCCTCGCCGGGGAGGACCACTACCAGCCAGGCACCGAACAGGCTGCCGGGAATCCTGCCCACCAGCGCCCAGCCGGCCCCCTTGAGATCAAGATGAGCCCGCTCCCGGGCAGTGACCATGGTGGTCAGCATCAGGGCCAGGATGATGATGCTGGCGGGTAGGAGAGCGGGGTCGACGAGTGCGATGACGGGTGCGGCGAGCATGCCCATGCCGAAGCCGATCGAGGACTGCAGGCCGGCTGCAGCGAAGACGGCTACGGCAATCAGGGCATACTCGGCCGGGGTCACTGGGCCGGTACCGGGTCCGGGGTGCGGACCTTGATCGTCTCGAGCGGAAAGTGGCATTCGGCGGCATGCGAGGCGTCTTCGGGGGCGGGGACGGCCGGGGGCAGCTGCTCGGCGCAGATGTCCTGGGCCTTCCAGCAGCGGGTCCGGAAGCGGCAGCCCGAGGGCGGATCCAGCGGCGAGGGTATTTCGCCCTGCAGGATGATCCGGTTGCGCTCGGTGCCGGTGACATCCAGTTTGGGGGAAGCAGACATCAGCGCGGCCGTGTACGGGTGGCGGGGGCGGTCGAAGACTTCCTCCGTGGCACCGGTCTCGATGATCCGGCCTAAATACATCACGGCCACCCGGTCCGCGACGTGGCGGACCACGGACAGGTCGTGCGAGATGAACACGTAGGCCACCCCGAGCCGATGCTGCAGGTCGTTCAGGAGGTTGAGCACCTGGGCCTGGACGGAGAGGTCCAGGGCCGAGACCGGTTCGTCCAGGATGATCACGTCGGGGTTCAGGGCTAGCGCGCGGGCGATGCCGATGCGCTGGCGCTGGCCGCCGGAGAATTCCTGCGGAGACTTCTTCGCGTCCGAGGGCCGCAGCCCCACCATGTGGAGCAGTTCGCGGACGCGGGCCTCGCGTTCCCTGGACGTGCGGTAAAGGTCCTTGTGTGCCCGCCACGGCTCGGAAATGATTTCCCCGGCGTTCATGCGGGCGTTCAGGGACGCGAACGGATCCTGGAAGACCATCTGCACCCGCCGGCGCCAGGCCAGCAGTTCCTTGCCGCGCATGCCGAAGGGGTCCTGCCCGTCGAAGCGCACGGTCCCGGAATCCGGCCGTTCCAGCATCATCAGGGTCCGGGCCAGCGTGGACTTGCCGCAGCCGGACTCGCCCACCAGGCCCAGCGTCTCGCCGCGCCCTACCGAGAGGCTGATGCCGTCCAGGGCACGCAGCCGGCTGTTGCCCGAAGGCCCTTTGGGGACGTGGAAGGTCTTGGTGACGCCCTCGACTTCGAGCAGCGTCCCGCTCCCCTGCGGCCGGGTCAGTGTTTCAGTCATTGTCCAGCTCCTCGCTGAAGTGGCAGGCCGCAGCCCGCACGGTGACAGGCAGTGCCGTGGCTGTGGCAGGCCGGGCGGGATGGCGGCCCGGGTTCCCGCCGTCGTCCTTGATCGGCAGCAGTTCCGGGCGCCGGGCCCGGCAGATCTCCTGCACCATCGGGCAGCGCGACTGGTAAACGCAGCCGGGCGGGATGTTGTGCAGTTCGGGCGGGCTGCCGGGAATGGAATTGAGCTCACCGCCGCGTTCGGCGTTGACCGGCACTGATTCCAGCAGGCCCTTGGTGTAGGGGTGGCGGGGGTTGGAGAAGACATCGGCCACCCGCCCGGTCTCCACCACATTCCCCGCATACATGATCGCCACGGTATCGGCTTCTTCGGCGACAACGGCCAGGTCGTGGGTAATGAGCACTACCGCCATGTCGCTTTCCTCGCGGAGACTGCGCAGCAGGGCCATGATCTGGGCCTGGACGGTGACGTCCAGGGCCGTGGTCGGCTCGTCCGCGATCAGCAGCCGCGGGTTCAATGCCACCGCCATCGCGATCAGGATCCGTTGGCGCATGCCGCCGGAGAACTGGTGCGGGTACGCGTTAACCCGGGACTCCGGCTCCGGGATGCCCACGCGTTTCATCAGTTCGATGGCCTTTTCCTTGGCCTGCTTCGCGGAGAGTTTATGGTGGATCCGGAAGGCCTCGCCCAGCTGCGTGCCCACCGGATAAACCGGGTTCAGGGCGGTCAACGCGTCCTGGAACACGATGCCCAGCTCCGGTCCGGCGAACTTGCGCCGCTGCCGCGGACTCAACGCGGCCAGGTCCGTCCCGTTCAGGACGATCTCGCCGCCGGTCACGTCCGCGATCGGATCCAGCAAACCGGCAACGGCCTTGGCCGTCATGGACTTGCCGCAGCCGGACTCGCCCAGCAACGCCAGGGTCTCCCCGGCACGGGCCTCAAAACCCACATTGTCCACGGCGCGCACCGTGCCGCGGCCCGTGCGCAGGTCCACGGTCAGTCCCTCGACTTTCAGCACCGTGGTGCCGGTCTGCCCGGCCGTAGCCGGCGAGTCCTGGGTGAGAGCGCTCATTACTTCGACTCCTCGGTCTTGACAGGAATACGGGCGATCAGGCGTTTGCGCGGCAGCGCCAGACGCCAGCGCTGCGCCGGATCGGTAGCGATCCGCAGCCAGGCCGCCAGCACGTTCGCGGCGATGGTAGTGATCACGATGGCCAGGCCGGGGAAGATGGAGAGCCACCACGCGGTCTGCAGATACTGCCGGCCCTGGGCCACCATCAGGCCCCAGCTGACGTCCGGCGGCTGGATGCCGATACCCAGAAAGCTCAAGGAAGACTCGGCCAGCATGACGTAGCAGAACTCCAGCGTGGCCAGCGTCAGCAGCGTCGGCAGCACCACCGGGATGACATGGCGGCCAATGATGGCGTTGGGCCTGGCACCGAAGGTCCGCGCCGCGTCCACGAACGTCCTGCTCTGCAGCTCCGCCGACTCGGCGCGGGCGGTACGCAGATAAATCGGGATCCGGGTAATCGCCAGGATCAGCACAATGTTGGCAACGCTGGGGTTGAAAACATAGAGCACGACGACGGCGAGCAGCAGCGAGGGAAAACTCATGATCACATCTGCGACGCGCATGGACACGGTTTCACGCCAGCCGCGGTGGTAGCCGGCCCACACTCCCCAGAGGGAACCGATGACCAGCGCAACGCCGACCGCCGGCAGGGCCACGGAAATCGTGGTCCGGGTGGCCACGACCAGGCGGCCGAGCACGCTGCGGCCGAGCGAGTCGCTGCCCAGGAAGTACTCCCAGCCGTTGGCCAGCGTGACGGCGCCTTGTTCGCGAACATGAGGTTCTGCCTGGTAGCCAGGTCCCCCATCAGCATCGGGCCGAAGAGGGCCACCAGACCGACGAAGACCAGTACGGCGGCGGCGACGGTGGCGAATTTATCGCGCAGCAGCAACCGGAAGAGGCCGAGCTTCTTGTCCGAGCTGTCGGCTTTGGTGCCCTTGGGGTCGCCGCCGGGCGGCGGAGAATCCGGGAGGGTGGTGTCAGGTTGTGAAGCGTTAGTGTGCGGCGGCTCGTGGCCGGAAGCGGTGATGGGCGTGGTCATGGGTTCCTCCTACGCCTTCACAGTGGCCGGGCGGACACGTGCATCCAGCAGCGCGTAGCCCAGGTCAATGAGGATGTTCAGGACAAAGATTGCAATCGCGGTCAACAGGACCGCTGCCTGCAGGACCGCGAAATCGCGCTGCAGGATGGAGTCGATCATGAGCTTGCCGATGCCGGGCCAGCCGAAGATGGTTTCCACCACCACCGCCCCGTTGACCAGGCCCACGGTCAGATCGCCCGCCACGGTCAGCGCCGGCGCCGCCGCATTGCGCAAAGCATGATGGGTGACCACCCGCACGTCGCCGGCACCCTTGCTGCGGGCCAGCTTGATATACGGCTCGGACAACGCGGACACCATGGCGCCCCGGACAATCTGGACCAACACCCCGAACGGCCGCAACAACAAAGTCGCAATCGGCAGCACCCAGGCCGACGCGCCGCCGACACCGGAGGTCGGCAGCCAGCCCAACGTGATGGCAAAGATCCAGATGCCGACAATAGCCAGCCAGAAGTCCGGGATCGACGCCGCGGCCATCGACACGAAACTGGAAATACGGTCGGCGATGCCGTTAGGCTTCAACGCCGCCCAACAACCGACAATCACCGCCAGAATGACGGCCAGCACCATGGTAGTAGCGGCCAACTGCAGGGTGGCCGGGAAAGCCCGCAACGCCATGGCTGCCGCGGACTCCCCCGTCCTGAGGGACTCACCGAAGTCCAACCTGAGGACCCCGCCGAAGTAATCGGCCATCTGCGTCAGCAGCGGCTGGTCCAGACCATGACGGGCAGTAAAGTCCGCCCGCATCTGGTCCGTCGCATTCAGCGGCAAATACAGGTTGGCCGGATTACCGGTCAATCGGGCAAGCGCGAACACCCCCACAATCACAGCCACCAACGGCAACGCGCTGGAAAGGATTCGCTTTCTCAGGTAGACAAGCATGGTTTCGTTCCTCGTTTCCCTGCTGTCGTTTTCAGCTGGCCGGGGTCATCTCGGTCAGGCGCAACTCGTCGCCGGAGGATGAGTTAGGCGTGTAGTTGATAGCTGCAGACTTGCCCAAGATGCCCGTCTGGTGTGCGATGGTCGCGAACTGCACGACGTTCTCGTTCTGATAGGTGAAGATGTCTTCGTAGGCCTGCTGCCGGTCATCTCCGGAGCTCTTGCCCGCTTCAAGCAGCCGCTTGTCGAATTCTTCCGTTCCGAAGGAGCTTTGGGCGCCGTCGCTGAGCATGTACTGCTCAACGGTGAACGCGGCGTCCCCAGCCTGGTTGCCATGCTGGATCAGGAGCGCGATGGGACCTTGGTCCTCAACGAACGGCCGGATCTGGTACTGCAGGTGCTGCGACGTTTCGGTCATCTTGAGTTCAACGTTGAGACCTGCCTGGGCCAGCTGTTCCTGCAATACCTGCGACAGCTCCGTGACCTTGGGGAACTGTGCGTTGCGGGCTACCAAAGTGATCTTGGTGTCAACCGGCACGCCGTCCGCCTTGGCTTCTGCGACAAGCGCCTTGGCCTTCTCAAGATCGAAGGGCCAGGCCTCCAGCGAGGCGTTGTGTCCAACTACCCCTTCCGGGATCAGCTGTGCTGCTACCTTGTCCTTGTTCTGGTACAGGCTGGCGACGATGCCTTCCTTGTCGATGGCGTAGTTAATGGCCTGGCGGACGCGGATGTCGTCCAGCGGCGCGGTATCGCCACTGAGTCGCAGGCCGATCGTTTCGTTATTCGGGTAATTCACGCCAAGATCTCCGGCGCCGTCGTCCGGCCCCAGACCCATCGCAATATCGGCTTCGCCGCTCGTCACCATGGCCGCTCGGACAGTGCCCTCGCCACGCCACTGGTACTCAGCCTTGGGGAAGGCCGGCGCATCGCCCCAGTATCCGTCCCACGTGCTCAGCGTAATCTTCTGGCCGGCATCCCACTGCTCGATCTTGTAGGGCCCGGTACCGATCGGTTCCCGGACCTTCTCCGTGTCGCTGGTGGAGGTTGGTACTACTTCGAGGAAGGACAACCGTAACGGAAGAATCGGATCCGGTTCCGGCGTCGTAACCTTCAGAGTTGTTGCATCCACCGCCTCGACTTCCAGATCGGTGTCGCCGAAGACATACCCTTCGACGTTGCAGCCGAGATCGGAGTTAACAGCGCGGTCGATAGTGTAGGCGGCGGCTTCCGCGTTGAAGTCGGTCCCGTCCTGGAACTTCACATCATCGCGAAGTTTCAGAGTCCATTCGGTATCGGAGGTTGCCTCCCACTCGGTTGCCAGCAGCGGCTCGAGTTCGCCGGTAGTCGGGTTGCGCTCGATAAGAGGCTGTGTGACGTTCGACCGGACAACGACGCCGGTCGAGGTCAGGTTCGCTTCGCAGGCCTCCAAAGTGGGGGGCTCCTGCTGGAGGACCACTCGGAGGGTGTCGGACGCGGCACCGGCGGTAGCGCCGGCGGCATTCTCTGAGTTGGCTACGGAACAACCGCTTAGGAGCAAAGCGGACCCGGCAACGACGACGGGTATCTGCAGCCTGAGCTGTCGTTTGATGGATGGTGAAGAAGACATCATTAGGTTCCTTCGGGTCGAAAGCACTGCATTCGGTTCGTTGTCTACGTATGAAGCTCAAGTCTGTGCTGGTGTTCCCCAGCTTGTGGCTCGAGGCGCCAACCGTCAATAAGCAGTTTTTGTGTGAACGGCAGCCAAAACCCGACCAGGCCTTGACACTGCATATGACCCAGCCCACTTTTCCGCATGATTCCGCGGATTTTTGTGGGCGTTCAGGCATCAATACACCGAGCGTATTGATCTATCCAATTTCAGAGTTGGACGCGCATCGATCGACATCACTAATGTCCAGACCATGACGACAACCAACGCAGTGCTGCAGGTAGGGCCCTTGATGCCTGCCGTTCAGGATCCGATCACCACCGAGTACGGTGCCGTGCGCTTGCCCGATAACGCAGATGAGCGTGCAGCTTTCCTTGCAGCACGAGGCGCTGAGTTCGGCGTCGCCGTGACGTCCGGGCGCTTCGGTGTCGGCACCGGACTGATGCAACAGCTCCCGAACCTGCGTGCGGTAGTTAACTTCGGCGTCGGTTATGACACCACCGATGTGGCTCAAGCCGCTGAGCGCGGCATCGCCGTCAGCAACACTCCCGACGTTCTCAATGACTGTGTCGCCGATACCGCGCTCGCCCTTTATCTGGATGTCCTCCGCCGGATCAGCACCGCGGACCGCTACGTCCGGCGAGGCGACTGGCTAAGCAAGGGCAACTTTCCGCTGGCGACGAAAGCCAGTGGAAAGCGCGTCGGCATTGTCGGCCTCGGCCGCATCGGCAAAGTCATCGCGCGTCGCTTGGAAGGCTTCGATTGCCTCATCTCGTATCACAACCGACGTCCCGTTGACGGCGTTTCGTACGAATACCGGGACTCGCTGATTGATCTTGCACGGGACTCAGATGTCCTCATCGTGGCAGCCGCCGGCGGTCCCGACTCTGCCGGATTGATCAATGCGGAAGTCATTGAGGCACTTGGCCGCGACGGATACCTCATCAATATCGCCCGGGGTAGCGTCGTCGACGAGTCCGCTCTCGTGGCCGCGCTGGTCAAGGGAAAATTGGCCGGCGCCGGGCTGGATGTCTTCGCCGACGAGCCCAGGGTTCCCGTGGAACTCCTGGGTCTGGACAACGTCGTCGTCCTCCCGCATTTGGGCAGCGGCACGCATGAAACGCGCGCTGGCATGGCCCAGCTGACTTTGGCCAACCTCAAGCGCTTCCTGGACGACGGCACTTTGGAAACTCCCGTCCATTAGTCTCCCGCATACACCAGCAAACAGGAGTAAACATGAGTGTTGCCGTTGGCTTCGTCCCCACGGATGAAGGTCGTATTGCCCTGCAAAGTGCCATTGATGAGGCGGCCCTGCGCAGCACCAATCTGAGGATCCTCGGTCCCGCCCTGGCGGAAAATACTCCTGCTGCACAAGCAGAACTGACCGAAGCCCTGAAGCGTGCCGCGGATCTTGGGGTTCCGGCGGTGGTCCGGGACATGGAGGGCGACGACGACCCGGGCGACCTGATCGTTGATGTCTCCTTTGAGGACGACGTCGAGCTCGTTGTCATCGGGGTCCGCCGCCGCTCCCGGGTGGGCAAACTGATTCTAGGCAGCACCGCCCAACGTGTGATCCTCGAAGCCGGTTGCCCCGTCCACGCGGTCAAACCCTCAGTGGGTCCGCGCGGCTGACAGAAGCTCTCCCGAGCCTGCCCGCATGCGCTTCATCGACTGGGCGTGTCTGCATATGAAGACGGCTGGGCCACGACCGTACGTTTCCGCTACAGTGTGTCGTCAACGGTTTGTCTTCCCTGGAAGGAGGCCCCCATGAGCGCACCTTCTGCCGTGCCCGCCCGGGCGGGCACGGCCGCCCTCAGCGGCATTCGTGAGGTAAAGTCGGCGGCCCGGACCGTGGAAGTTCTTGAGTTTCTCGCAGCACGGCGCAACCGGCCAGTGACCATCCGGGAACTGTGTTCGGAATTGTCCGCCCCGCGCAGCAGCATCTATGCCCTGCTGCGCACTCTCACTGACTTGGGCTGGGTCCGCACGGATCCTACCCGCTCCATGTACAGCATCGGAATCAGGGCCCTCCTCGCCGGCACCACGTATCTGGACACGGATCCGCTGCTGCGGATCGTCCAGCCACATCTCGAAGAGCTGGGCAAACGCCTCGGCGAAACCGTGCACTACGGCAGACTGGATGGCTCCGACATTGTCTATCTGGCAACCCAGGAGTCTCCCGCCTATGAACGCAAATCCAACCGCGTCGGCCGTCGACTACCCGCTTACGCAACATCACTAGGCAAAGCGGTTCTGGCAAATTTAGGCACCGATGTGGATGCGCATTTGCCGGAGAAGCTGCTGCCCTTGACCCAGCACACGATCACCTCGCGCCGAAAGCTCAAGGCTGATCTGGAGGCTAGCAGGAAGAGGGGCTACGCCCTCGATAACGAAGAGAACACCCTGGGCTTGCGTTGCTTTGGAGTGGGCCTCGACTTGGATGACAGCGGCGGCGACGCCTTGAGTTGTTCGGTGCCCCTGGATCGTTTGAGCCCGCCTCGCGAGCAGGAGATCGTGAACGAACTCCTCGCGACTGCAACACTGATGCGAAAAATCGTTCGCAGTCTCGACGGCCTGCTGGGCTGACCCGCCGAGCGTCATCCCGCACCCACCGTGACCGGTTTCACAAAACCGGTCTTTCGCGACATGATTGCTGCATAGCCGGAAATAATGTGGTTTCCGGCGTGCCGTTGATCAGATAGGAGCACTGGCCGTGACCGCTACGACCAACACCGCCTCATCCACGAAGACCGCTTACCGGGTCCTGAACCCTGCTACCGGCGAGGTGGTTGAGGAATTCCCCACTGCCACGGACGCGGATATCCAGGACGCACTCGCGGCAGCCCAGGAAGCCTTCCAGTCCTGGAAGGACGTGCCGATCACCGAGCGCGCCAAGGTGGTCTCCCGCATCGCGGAGCTGTTCACCGAGCGCGCCGACGAGCTGGCCGCCATCATTACCGAAGAGATGGGCAAGCCCATCTCCGAGTCCAAGGACGAGGCCGAGTTCTGCACGGACATTTTCAACTACTTCGCCACCGAGGGCCCGACCCTCGCGGCCGACCAGGAGATCAAGGCCATCGGCGGCGGCCGCGCCATGATCCAGAAGCTCCCGGTCGGCCCGCTGCTGGGCATCATGCCGTGGAACTACCCGTACTATCAGGTGGCCCGCTTTGCCGCGCCGAACCTGATGCTCGGCAACACCATCATCCTTAAGCACGCGGAGAACTGCCCGAAGTCCGCCCTGGCCATCCAGAAGATCATGGACGACGCCGGCCTGCCCAAGGGCGCCTACGTCAACGTCTTCGCCACGCATGACCAGGTCGCGGAAATCATTGCCGACCCGCGCATCCAGGGCGTCTCCCTGACCGGTTCGGAGCGCGCCGGTGCTGCCATCGGCGAGATCGCCGGACGCAACCTCAAGAAGGCGGTCCTCGAACTCGGCGGCTCCGACCCGTATGTGGTTCTGGACGCCGCCGACATCAAGGCCGCCGCAGATGCGGCCTGGGCAACCCGGATGGAAAACACCGGCCAGGCCTGCAACTCGAACAAGCGCATGATCGTCATGGAAGACATCTATGACGACTTCGTCGCCGAACTGACCGAGCGGGCCAAGAACATGAAGCCCGGAAACCCTGCCGAGGGCACCGAAAACACCTTCGGCCCGCTTTCCTCCCGTGCCGCGGCGGAAGGCCTCGCCGAACAACTGAAGGACGCCGTGAACAAGGGCGCCACCGTCCACGCCGGCGGCAAGCTGGTGGACGGCCCCGGCTCCTACCTCGAGCCCACGGTCCTGACCGGCGTGACCAAGGAAATGCGCGCCTACAAGGAAGAGCTCTTCGGCCCGGTCGCCGTGGTCTACAAGGTCTCCAGCGACGAGGAGGCCATTGCCCTGGCCAACGACACCGACTACGGCCTCGGCGGTGCCGTCTTCTCCACGGATGAGGAACGCGCCCGCAAGATAGCCCAACGCCTGGAGGTCGGCATGGCCAACGTCAACGGCGTCGGCGAGGGCGCGGACATTCCGTTCGGCGGCGTCAAGCGCTCCGGCTTCGGCCGCGAGCTCGGCCCGCTCGGCATGGACGAATTCGTCAACAAGCGCCTCTTCTACATCGCCGACTGACACCGTCAGCAGGCAAACAGAGTACGACGTTGGCACTCGGGTGAGCCGAAAAACTCACCCGAGTGCCGGCGTCGTACGTTGCTGCTCCCGGCGTTTTCTGCGTCCGATAAACTGAGTGACCATCATGAGCATCCCCACAAGCAGTCCGAAATCAGTACGCATCGACGCCTGGCTGTGGGCCGTCCGCGCCTACAAAACCCGCTCCGCCGCCACGGCTGCCTGCCGGGCGGGGCATGTGCGGCTGAACGGGAATCCCGCCAAGGCGTCGCAGGCCGTGGTGCCCGGCGATACTCTGCGGGTGCGGCAACCGGGCTTTGAGCGGATTCTCGAAGTCCGGCAGCTGATCGCCAAGCGCGTCGGGGCCGAGGCCGCCTCGCACTGCTATACCGACCACACGCCGGAACGGCCGCCCACGCCCTCGCTCGGCATCCCGCAGCGGGACCGCGGCACCGGGCGGCCCACTAAGAAGGACCGCCGCGAGCTGGAGCGGCTCCGCGGCCTGCGCGGCTGAGCGCCGCAATCCACTCGGAAAGTACCGCAGCAGCGTCCCACCTCAGCCACCGCGCTCCACTGCCCGTCTCAAGTGGTCTTGCGCCGCAGGAAGTCCACGCTCCGGGACAGGACGAGCTGTCCGGCCCTGCTGTCCAGCTTGAACTGGTATTCGTGGCCGAGCGCCGGCTCGTACCCGACCGGGAAAAACAATGTCTCGACGTCGGCCCCTTGGTCGCTGAGTGCTTCGGCAAGTGCGAGGGAATGCGGCAGCAGCGGATCCGCGTTGCCGGCGGTCACGAACGCGGGCGGGAAGTCCGCTCCCACCCGCCCGGTGATGGACGCGAGATCCACCTGCGGCATGGCGAGGTAGTTCCGGGAACCGGTGTAGGCCCACATCACCGTCCGCAGGAAGCCGTTGCCCATCCCGCCCTTGGCGCTCTTGATGGACAGATCGTATCCGCCGCAATGCAGCAGCACCGCACGAAGTTCCGTCAGCAGGATGGGAGCGGGGATGCCCAGCCTGGCGGCGTAATCGGCATCGGTAATCAGCAGCGCAAGTTGCGCGGCTATCTGGGCGCCGGCGGAATCGCCAGCCAGCACCAGCCGTTCCGCGTCTACCCGCAGCCGTTCCGCATGCTGCTGCAGATAGGTCAGGGCGGCAGCGGCTTGGCGGACGGGTTCGGGGTATTTCTGCGCCTGCGCCAGGGAATAGCCGACGCCCACAGTGGTAAAACCGTAGGAAGCGATAATCCGCAGGTAGTTGGCCACGTCCTCCTTGCTCCCGGAAACCCACGCCCCGCCATGAAGCCAGACGATGGTCGGCAGGCCTTGGGCGGTGCCGGCACGATCCGGATAGTAAACGTCTAGGTAGCCATGGTCGCTGCTCTCCAGATACTGCTCATGCAGGACCTCCGAAATACCCTCCGGTACATGCTTAGCCATCTCGCGCGACACCCGGCGCCAGTTCCGGTCGAATATAGTCCGGATCAGCAGCACCGCCGGTTTGGGGCTGACCAGACTCCAGGAAAACAGCGACACCGCCAGTGCGCCCAGAACACCGGCGACGACGGCGAGAACCCGTAAACCTGGCGGCAGCCGCCGGGCTACGGTCGCCTCGAGGGAGAGTTCGTCGGCGCTCATGCTTCATTATGAACGAGGCCCGGGCCGCCGGATAGCTCTTGTAACGAGCGGATAATGCCCCGGTTACTCCACTACAAAAAGATTCAGCCGGACGGCATCCGGATGCCGCTCCCCCGTGCCGATGATAATCTTCGATCCAAGCCACGCCCAGCGTCCGCCGGCCGAGCTCAGCCGCGGGCTGCAGCGGAAATAGATCCGCTCCGGCGGGACCGACTCGCCTCGGACCAGCGCGGCAATGTCTTCCGCCGAGCCAGAGCGCAAGCCGAAGTTCGAGACATAGATGCGGTCGCCGTCGTCGGTCTCGATGGCGTATTGCGCCTGCAGCTCGGTGACCGTCTCGGACTTCAGGATCTGGAAGTCGGCGCCGGCCGGAAGCACGCTGCCGTTCAGCTCCGGGCCCTGGACCGTGCCGCCGATGATGGGAATGATCCGCCGGTGCCCCT
Encoded proteins:
- a CDS encoding alpha/beta hydrolase, whose product is MSADELSLEATVARRLPPGLRVLAVVAGVLGALAVSLFSWSLVSPKPAVLLIRTIFDRNWRRVSREMAKHVPEGISEVLHEQYLESSDHGYLDVYYPDRAGTAQGLPTIVWLHGGAWVSGSKEDVANYLRIIASYGFTTVGVGYSLAQAQKYPEPVRQAAAALTYLQQHAERLRVDAERLVLAGDSAGAQIAAQLALLITDADYAARLGIPAPILLTELRAVLLHCGGYDLSIKSAKGGMGNGFLRTVMWAYTGSRNYLAMPQVDLASITGRVGADFPPAFVTAGNADPLLPHSLALAEALSDQGADVETLFFPVGYEPALGHEYQFKLDSRAGQLVLSRSVDFLRRKTT
- a CDS encoding DUF3237 domain-containing protein, with protein sequence MTTPQNPGLTFLATINVAVGQPIEVGETAEGHRRIIPIIGGTVQGPELNGSVLPAGADFQILKSETVTELQAQYAIETDDGDRIYVSNFGLRSGSAEDIAALVRGESVPPERIYFRCSPRLSSAGGRWAWLGSKIIIGTGERHPDAVRLNLFVVE